One Cohnella candidum genomic region harbors:
- a CDS encoding ABC transporter ATP-binding protein, translating to MNEILRTRHLTKRYGSKTVVHDLNMTIRVGDIYGFLGQNGAGKTTTLRMLMGLIQPSDGEIELFGSALHENKRSAMERIGAIIEYPGFYLNLNAVDNLEIHRRLMGMGNKECIDDVLATVGLLDAKRQKVRSYSLGMKQRLGIARALLHHPELLLLDEPTNGLDPGGIKEMRQLFLELARKRGITFLISSHLLSEIEQLATKVGIIHKGKLLEEIDRETLQKKTRHYLEIKVTDAQKAAFILEQKLGITDYVAAGPGILRLYEHLEQPDQVSLTLANNGVGVREMALSGDSLEDYFLKITGGERHV from the coding sequence ATGAACGAGATACTGCGAACCCGCCATCTGACAAAACGTTACGGCTCAAAAACGGTTGTGCACGACTTGAACATGACGATTAGAGTCGGTGATATTTACGGATTCTTGGGGCAGAACGGTGCTGGGAAAACGACGACGTTGCGGATGTTGATGGGTCTGATCCAACCGTCTGACGGTGAAATCGAATTATTCGGCTCCGCGCTGCATGAAAACAAAAGATCGGCAATGGAGCGCATCGGCGCCATCATCGAATACCCAGGGTTCTATCTCAATCTGAACGCGGTGGACAATCTGGAAATCCATCGCCGTCTGATGGGGATGGGCAACAAAGAATGCATAGACGACGTTCTAGCGACTGTCGGCTTGCTTGATGCCAAAAGGCAAAAAGTGAGAAGTTATTCGCTTGGAATGAAGCAGCGGCTTGGCATTGCCCGCGCTTTGCTTCATCACCCCGAACTTCTCCTGCTGGACGAACCGACTAACGGTTTGGACCCTGGTGGCATTAAAGAGATGCGGCAGCTCTTTTTGGAGCTTGCCAGAAAGCGCGGCATTACGTTTTTAATTTCCAGCCATTTGCTAAGCGAAATCGAACAATTGGCTACCAAAGTAGGGATCATCCACAAGGGGAAATTGCTTGAAGAAATCGACCGGGAAACCTTGCAAAAGAAGACCCGGCACTATCTGGAGATCAAGGTGACGGACGCGCAGAAAGCCGCCTTTATTTTGGAGCAAAAGCTGGGTATCACGGATTATGTCGCAGCCGGTCCCGGCATCCTCCGTCTCTATGAGCATCTTGAGCAGCCGGATCAGGTCAGCCTTACTCTGGCGAATAACGGGGTCGGCGTAAGAGAGATGGCGTTGTCGGGGGACAGCCTCGAAGACTATTTTCTTAAGATCACGGGGGGTGAAAGGCATGTTTAG
- a CDS encoding ABC transporter permease, whose protein sequence is MFSVLRAEFLKLKNTKIHWLILLGAIPANLITLSAFLPKVTPDGTPAGIDLQDMFYRQGMTITILAPFMFALMTGYIVSREYQERTINQLFSYPISRVRILFAKLAAVLSLIVATSALSCASVTVTGLIAALTQQFDWAVVWAGIRMNMLACLLAFGTIPVAAALSMVGKSVIPSTVLGVFATIVTLIGEMGHGMKGILFPWLMPYWPVRELGQGLAESGPNPYLAPGAAILAVTFVVSLLFCIVYYEKAEVHSGS, encoded by the coding sequence ATGTTTAGCGTTCTCCGTGCTGAATTTTTGAAACTGAAGAACACCAAGATTCATTGGCTCATACTTCTAGGCGCCATACCGGCAAACCTGATCACTTTGTCTGCTTTCCTGCCGAAAGTAACGCCCGATGGCACTCCGGCAGGGATTGATTTACAGGATATGTTCTATCGGCAGGGGATGACGATTACCATTCTGGCGCCGTTCATGTTCGCGTTGATGACTGGTTATATCGTCTCGCGTGAATACCAAGAGCGCACGATCAATCAACTGTTTTCCTACCCCATCTCACGGGTAAGGATTCTCTTTGCAAAACTGGCAGCCGTGTTATCGCTGATTGTCGCCACTTCAGCTCTCTCCTGTGCTTCGGTTACGGTAACCGGTCTGATTGCCGCTTTGACACAACAATTCGATTGGGCCGTCGTCTGGGCGGGAATTCGAATGAATATGCTGGCTTGCCTCCTTGCGTTCGGCACGATACCCGTAGCGGCGGCGCTTAGCATGGTTGGCAAGAGTGTCATCCCTTCGACGGTGTTAGGGGTGTTTGCTACAATCGTCACCCTCATTGGAGAGATGGGGCATGGCATGAAAGGAATTCTTTTTCCGTGGCTGATGCCGTATTGGCCGGTTCGGGAGTTAGGCCAAGGTTTAGCGGAAAGCGGACCCAACCCTTATTTAGCGCCTGGAGCGGCCATTCTTGCGGTTACCTTTGTTGTTTCGCTCCTTTTCTGCATCGTTTATTATGAAAAAGCGGAAGTTCACAGCGGTTCTTGA
- a CDS encoding alpha-galactosidase produces MVNPKIRIEADSRMMSADNGILRIECDLIGGLLALHWQNGESLSGLFGEVAFGAERLRTSWFTEHQVPDASIQSVEDGFGQGIRWTFEHRQAGNPVIRQHLWMYEGLPYVLVELEAEHVEEWETNHLAPLVALSNDEPVMRFGAGASRNIRALFVPYDNDKWVRFASHAIPSTVESYEVTAVYDSESRNGFVLGSITHDFWKTGIQVEGAMPGEVTRLRVVGGVTGLHTRDTLPHGSAHGKVNVSPRIFVGAFDDYRDGLESYGRANAVMAPKLPWDHGVPFGWNSWAAVMGKLDLDVYVHTSDFIRRELQEEGFTSDGGVYINFDAFWNSLSGEQLQEAVNRVRANGQKPGIYFTPFAYWGKDPERPVEGYEGRYVYRDLLLKDQSGNLLPTIAGAYALDPSHPVTLERIKRQLEQFVEWGFEYAKADFLCHGALEGRHHDPNIRSGIQAYNLGMAMIQDTVSPEKIGKPFFLNLSIAPLFPHGYAHSRRVSCDVFGLAGDTEYLLNAITYGWWINDTLYRFNDPDHTVLFQSCNQRESTPNEGRGRLTASILAGTSMLLGDDFRKEGAASRAVDWLTRPEIMDLARKGISFRPVEGSSGDRAESVFVLHGNGEHWIAVFNLDPGDAEDKRLNLQRLGFPAASHLSIRDMWDGGDVGYDESSQEIKVRLKPDEAKLLHVKF; encoded by the coding sequence ATGGTTAACCCAAAAATCCGGATTGAGGCGGATTCCCGCATGATGAGCGCGGATAATGGAATTTTGCGCATCGAGTGCGACTTGATCGGCGGTCTGCTGGCTTTACATTGGCAAAATGGGGAGAGTTTAAGCGGACTGTTCGGCGAAGTCGCTTTCGGAGCAGAACGTTTGCGCACCTCTTGGTTTACGGAGCATCAGGTGCCCGATGCTTCCATACAGTCCGTGGAAGACGGTTTCGGCCAAGGGATCCGCTGGACGTTCGAGCATCGGCAAGCCGGCAACCCGGTCATTCGGCAGCACTTGTGGATGTACGAAGGATTACCGTACGTATTGGTAGAGCTTGAAGCGGAGCACGTCGAAGAGTGGGAGACCAACCATCTCGCTCCCCTTGTCGCATTGAGCAATGATGAACCCGTCATGCGCTTCGGCGCCGGAGCGAGCCGGAATATCCGCGCGCTGTTCGTTCCGTATGACAACGATAAATGGGTCCGTTTCGCCTCCCATGCCATTCCTTCTACCGTGGAAAGCTATGAGGTTACCGCCGTTTACGACTCGGAAAGTCGTAACGGGTTCGTACTGGGATCAATCACCCACGACTTTTGGAAAACGGGCATCCAAGTGGAAGGCGCCATGCCCGGAGAAGTCACCCGTCTCCGCGTGGTCGGCGGCGTCACCGGCTTACATACGCGGGATACGCTGCCCCATGGTTCCGCCCATGGCAAAGTGAACGTATCGCCGCGGATTTTCGTCGGCGCGTTCGACGATTACCGGGACGGATTGGAATCCTATGGCCGCGCGAACGCGGTTATGGCGCCGAAGCTTCCCTGGGATCACGGCGTTCCCTTCGGCTGGAACAGTTGGGCTGCGGTCATGGGAAAATTGGATTTAGACGTGTACGTTCATACGTCGGACTTTATCCGTCGGGAACTGCAAGAAGAAGGATTCACCTCCGACGGCGGAGTCTATATCAACTTCGACGCCTTCTGGAACAGCCTGTCCGGCGAACAGTTGCAAGAAGCCGTGAATAGAGTGCGCGCCAACGGCCAGAAACCGGGCATTTATTTCACGCCCTTCGCCTACTGGGGCAAAGATCCCGAGCGGCCTGTGGAAGGATACGAAGGCCGATACGTCTATCGCGATTTGCTTCTCAAAGACCAATCCGGCAACCTGCTCCCGACCATCGCCGGAGCTTATGCCCTGGATCCAAGCCATCCGGTGACTCTGGAAAGGATCAAGCGCCAGCTCGAGCAGTTCGTGGAGTGGGGCTTCGAGTATGCCAAAGCGGACTTCCTCTGCCACGGAGCCCTCGAAGGCCGGCACCACGACCCGAATATCCGCAGCGGCATTCAGGCCTACAATCTCGGAATGGCCATGATTCAGGATACCGTCTCGCCTGAAAAGATCGGCAAGCCGTTCTTCCTCAATCTCTCGATTGCCCCTCTGTTCCCTCATGGATACGCGCACAGCCGGCGGGTATCCTGCGACGTGTTCGGCTTAGCCGGCGACACGGAGTATCTTCTGAACGCGATCACGTATGGCTGGTGGATCAACGATACGCTGTACCGGTTCAACGATCCCGACCATACCGTGCTGTTCCAAAGCTGCAATCAACGCGAATCGACGCCGAACGAAGGCAGAGGCCGCTTGACCGCGTCGATTCTCGCAGGGACCTCCATGCTGCTCGGGGACGACTTCCGGAAAGAAGGCGCCGCATCGCGGGCCGTCGATTGGTTGACCCGGCCGGAAATCATGGATTTGGCACGCAAAGGAATCTCGTTCCGGCCGGTGGAAGGTTCTAGCGGGGATCGGGCGGAAAGCGTCTTCGTGCTGCATGGAAACGGCGAGCATTGGATTGCGGTTTTTAATTTGGATCCGGGGGATGCCGAAGACAAACGGCTGAATTTGCAACGGCTTGGCTTCCCGGCTGCGTCGCATCTCTCCATCAGGGACATGTGGGATGGCGGGGACGTGGGCTATGACGAGTCGAGCCAAGAGATCAAGGTCCGCTTGAAGCCTGACGAAGCCAAGCTGCTTCATGTGAAGTTTTAA